GAACTACCACATCCCAAATTGTGGCATTAAAGGCATGATCTGACGTCGCACGGGCAAAACCAATAAGTCGCCTTTTGTTTCCTCGCACTTGCCACATAGAAGCGACAAGAAAACTATGCTCTATAGCTTTTTTTACCTTTCGTAAAGGACGACGCGACCAACCGACGGAATCGCATAGTTCCTCTAGTTCATACAGGTCGAGATCTCGCTCCGTACTAAAAACTATGCGAGTTTCCTGCTGATGAACTTCGCCAACACCATTCAAGTCTGAGTTACCTACAGTTTCAACTGCATACTCTTCTGAGGGTGTTGTCCTAGTTGTTGAGTTAGCTTCTGATGTACTAAACCAAGTTTTCCAAAAACCCATGCCAACGTGGTTCAGGTAGTATATACGAGGTGGTTTTGACAGATAAGAGTGCTGATTCACTTGTGATTCAACTATCTACGTTGTATTCCGCAACACATACAGTTGTTTTGTCTGTTGGCGGAATTTTCCGATGACAGTAGTCATCAAGGGTGCATCTTACACTAGTCTTTTTCAACTTTAGCATTTTGTTGTGGAGCTAAGAAGAAATTAGCTAAAACGGAAACATTATTGTGTATGACACCAGAATTCATGTGCCTCCATTTTCCAATCTCCTTATCTTGCCAACTCCCGAACTGAACGGGGTACGATAGAAATATGGCAACCATCGAAATCTTGGGCGTTCCACACGCATACGAACTCACAGCTCCTACGAACTACCCCGACACTTTAGTTTTTATCCACGGATGGCTCAATAGCCGTGGATACTGGCAACCTGTAATTTCTCGGTTGTCAGATGATTTTCAGTGTCTGTCTTATGATTTAAGAGGTTTTGGGGAGTCGCAACAGAAATTAAAAACTGATTTTAGTCAAGAACAAAATTATTTCAGCCAAAGTACTAAATCTAGTCGTGCAGTTGTTGATTCCTTTGATTCTGTGTATACTCCAGCTGCCTACACTCAAGATTTAGCAGATATTCTCAAACAGTTAAATGTCAAGAGTGCTTGGTTGATTGGTCATTCTTTGGGAGGCACGATCGCCCTTTGGGGTGCTGCCCATATGCCGGAATGTGTCAAAGGAGTTATTTGTATTAACTCTGGTGGTGGGATTTACCTCAAGGAAGCTTTTGAGCAGTTTCGTTCAGCCGGTCAGCGGTTTTTACAAGTTCGCCCTAAATGGCTTGGGCAATTGCCCCTGATTGATTTACTGTTTACTAGAGCGAGTGTAGCACGTCCTTTGGAGCGTAATTGGGCACGGCAGCGAGTGATTGATTTTGTTGTTGCCGACCCAGAAGCTGCTTTGGGAGCGTTGCTAGATTCTACAACAGAGGAAGAAATTAACTGTTTGCCACAGTTGGTTGCTCAACTTAAGCAACCAATTTATTTTTTAGCTGGTGCGGAAGACAAGGTTATGGAACCTAAGTATGTCCGTCATTTAGCTAGCTTTCACCCTCTTTTTTCTTACTGTGGTGACAATGTGATCGAAATTCCTGACTGCGGACACTTAGCAATGTTGGAACAGCCGGATGCAGTTGCTACTCATATTCGCTCTGTTGTCAAGAATCAATCGTCAGTCGTCAATTGTTAATAGAGTCACTGAATTTTGGATTTTGGATTTGAAATTTTAGATTGACAAGGCAGCTTTCGGGTTGTTGCTTCTTACCCGTTCGCGTAGCGTCTTTGGAGGAGATAAGCTGCCGCTGACTTTGCGTCGGCTTGAAACCCTTTTTTAGAATCTAGATTTTAATCCAAAATCCGTCAATTAAAGAAAAGCCGATTTAAAGAATTGAAAACCAAGATCTGGAAGAATTTAAGCCTCTAGTCCCACGGCTCAACTCAATCTTCTAATCTAAAATTTAAAATCTAAAATCCAAAATTCGGGAATCCAAAATCTAAAATCTAAAATTGTCTCGGTCAAGTTAAAGATTATCTGTACCAATTTGATACAACTCCATAACTTGGCTCAGCGCTAACCTAGAGTGAACGCCTAAGGTCAGAGGCGAAGTATGACCTCTGTTGAGGTGGTCAGCAGCAGTACAACCAATCATAGCGGCATTATCAGTACAAAATTTTAGGGGAGGGAATAGCACGCGTAGGTTATGAGTTTGTGCTGCTTGTTGTAAATGTTGTCTTAACCCACTGTTGGCTGCTACGCCTCCACCAACAGCAATGGTGGAAAGACCATAATCTGTAGCACAAGTTATTGCCCTTTTGGTGAGGGAGCGTGCTACAGTTTCCTGAAAACTAGCCGCCACATCTTTTGTTGGTAAAGACTGTCCATCTTTCTCAAATTGCTGTACCAACCGCAACACTGCTGTTTTTAACCCACTAAAACTCGCATCATACCGATGATATCCACCTTCTGGTAGAGAAATTTTCCCCTCTGGTAATGTAAAAGCTTGCGGATTTCCCTGCTTTGCTAGCTTGTCAATTACGGGTCCGCCAGGATATCCCAAATGTAACAAACGTGCTACTTTATCAAACGCTTCACCCGCAGCATCATCACGAGTTTCTCCTAGGGTTTCATACACACCACAATCTTTGACGTGAATCAAGCTTGTATGACCACCAGAAACTAGTAAGCTAAGAAAAGGAGGCTCTAAGGTTGGCTCACTTAAATAAGTTGCATAAATGTGACCTTCGAGATGATGAACACCCAAAAATGGCTTGTTATGTACCATTGCTAAGGTTTTGGCGGCAGTTAACCCGACCAATAACGCCCCAACCAACCCAGGAGCACAAGTTGCGGCGATACCATCAATTTTGCCCCAATCTACTTCTGCTTGTTCCAGGGCAAGGGCTATCGCCCCATTTATCGTTTCTAGATGCTGCCGGGACGCCACTTCCGGTACAACTCCACCATACTGCTGATGAACTGGAATTTGCGAAGCAATAATACTACTACAAACTTGACGATTATTTACAATTGCCACGGCAGTTTCATCACAGCTCGTTTCTATTGCTAAAACAGTTGCCATTGCTACAATAACATGGTAAGTACAAAGGAGCTATTCAGCTACAGGTGTTTCTCTTGCACAAAAGGCAGCAGGTTACTGAGTGCCCGGTTGTGAGTAAAATTATAGAAAAATTTTACTTATAACTGACTTGTGAACTCAGAACTTCATAAGAACTGGTTTGAGAAGCTTTAACTTTTATTTACTTCAACTTTACTCGGTTCACGCGCAAGAGTATCATGACATCCTAGTTCTACAAATCAAGATTGTACAAGCCGCTTCGTTTTGTACAAAAAACTTTTTGTTTCGTAATAAAAGGAAACAATTCCATGCGTCGCTTGTTTGCTTTAGTTCTAGCTATTTGTGTTTGGTTCAACTTTTCCCCACCAGCTTTAGCGCTTGGGGAGAATCTTGTACCATGTGCTGAATCTCCAAGCTTTCAGGAGAGAGCAGCATCTGCCCGGAATACAACAGCTGACCCCGAATCTGGGAAAAAGCGGTTTGAGCGCTATTCTCAAGCGCTGTGCGGACCAGAAGGTTTACCTCATCTCATAGTAGATGGTCGCTTAGATCGCGCTGGTGACTTTCTGATTCCTAGCATTCTTTTTCTTTACATCGCTGGTTGGATTGGCTGGGTAGGTCGTACCTACCTACAGGTCATTAAAAAACAAGGGGGCGATGTTGAACAAAAAGAAATTCAGATTGATGTTGCTCTAGCGCTTCCAATTATGGCATCAGGCTTTGCTTGGCCAGCAGCAGCAGTACAACAACTACTGTCTGGTCAACTCACAGCCAAAGATGAAGAAGTTCCTATTTCGCCGCGTTAATTCAACATCACTCATTCACACATTTTGGAGTATAGATTCATGAACCAAAATCATTTTGTGAAGTTTCTTTCCACAGCACCAGTGATCACTACCATATGGTTGTTCATCACTGCTGGCATTTTGATTGAATTTAATCGGTTTTTCCCTGATTTACTTTTCCATCCCATGCCGTAAATTACGGAGAAAACTGCCAATACTTTATTGAGAGGCACACAGAACATATGCAAGCAGTAGATGCGTCAAAAAATCTTGCCAGCGATCCTAGAAATCGCGAAGTTGTTTTCCCTGAATGGCGCGATCCACAACGGGGCAACTTGGAAACACCGGTTAATTCTTCTCCCTTAATCAAGTGGTTCATCAGTAATTTGCCCGCCTATCGTCCAGGGCTAACTCCTTTCAGGAGAGGACTAGAAGTTGGGATGGCTCATGGTTACTGGGTTTTTGGTCCATTCGCCAAACTCGGTCCCCTGCGCGATACGCCTAATGCCAACTTAGCGGGATTACTGTCAACCTTGGGCTTCGTAGTCCTTATGACTGGAGTCATATCTCTATATGCAGCTAGCAATCCCCCTGAACCAAGCGTGACTGTGACTGCACCCAATCCTCCAAATGCTTTTAAATCTGGTGAAGGTTGGAATGGCTTTGCCAGTGCTTTCTTAATCGGTGGTATTGGTGGTGCAGTAGTCGCTTACTTTTTAACTAGTAATCTCAGTCTGATTCAAGGTTTGTTTGGCTAATAAGTGTTCTGAGGCATGAGGTCATAATACCTCTATCAAAAAGCCGCCAGACAGATTACAAAAGATAAAGGACGCAAGGAAAAGGTTTACGTAACTTTTTCTTGCGTCCTTTAGTTGTGACTTTACCTCCAACAGCGTCAACCCCCTAAGCCCTTCGGGCACGCTACGCGAACGGGGGAATTCAAAATTCAAAATTCAAAGTTCAAAATTAAGAACTCTACGGACGCCAGGTGCTACCCTATGGCTGACGCCACGCCTTACGGCTATCGGGAAGCCGCCCTCCGGGCGTCTACAAGTCGGGGAACCCGAACGCCAGATACCTCTAGGCGACTGCGTAAGCGCAAGCGCACGCCAAGGGCGTAAGCGCAAGCGCACGCTAAGAGCGAACGCGTAAGCGTGTCCCTTTGGGACTTACGCGTAGCGTCTGGGCAGGAGATACCCGAAGGGCACTGGCTCCCCAATGCACTGGCTCCCCAATGCACTGGCTCATAAATCCGGGGCATTGAGTCATGTTGCTGCGCATTTTTTATACCTCTATTCATAAAATTAAGGGGCTTGAAACCCTTGCTCAAATTCAAATGTCATTCCAAAATTCAAAGAATTTAAAAATTTTCAATTCAAAATTTCTTGATTATTTTTGAATTTTGAATTTTGAATTTGAGCGTTCGCCCTTGGCGTGCGCCTCTGGCGCTCAGCGAGGGTCATAGGAGGGTTTTACCAACGAGTGTTAACTCAGTATGGCTGCTTCTATGGAATTGAGAGCGCTTTCAAAATCGTCATTAACAATTTGAATATCAAACTCATCAGCAGCATTTATTTCTTCTTGAGCACAGCGCAGACGACGGGCGATCGCCTCATCTGAATCCTGTGCCCGACCACGTATTCGTTTTTCTAATTCACTCATAGAAGGCGGCAAAATGAAAATACTCAGGGCGCTAGGATAACAAGTGTGAATTTGTCGTGCTCCTTTTAGCTCAATTTCTAGCACAACCCTTTTGCCAGAGCGAATTTGGTTCATTACGGCTTCTCGCGGAGTGCCGTAATAATTACCAGCAAATTCTGCCCACTCCAATAATTCGCCAGCAGCAACCAATTCTTCAAACTCTCTACGGCTGACAAAATAATAATCTTTGCCGTTCGTTTCCCCTGGACGAGGAGAACGAGTCGTCACCGATACAGAATAATGCAGTTGGGGATGACGCTGTAAGAGCGATCGCATTAAAGTGCCTTTGCCAACTCCACTTGGACCAGTCAAGATAATTAGCTTGCCTGTTGGCGGGCATTCTTTAGTAGTAGCACCACTTTTAGTGCTGATAACTTGCATCATCCGTTTAACCTGTGAATTAATTAGTAGATACTATTCATTGGCCATGAGTCTGACGACTCCTGACTAACGAAATTTTGTAGCCTAGGTGACATAAAACCACTGTTATTCACATGGTACTGCTGGTATGGCGCAAATAGGCGTGGGACTATAGATTTAACCTTTGCTCAATTATCTACAGCTTGATGGTGATCACGTGTGATCACAAAGCGATTCGCTACCGTTTCCGGTTGAATCGCCGAAAGAATAACGTGACTGGAATCAGTGATGATAACAGCCCTAGTACGACGACCGTAAGTTGCGTCGATCAGTTGACCGCGATCACGCGCATCAGTGATGATCCGCTTAATCGGGGCAGACTCTGGACTGACAATGGCAACTACTCGGTTGGCAGACACGATGTTGCCAAAGCCGATGTTGATTAACTGAATGTCCATAAAAAAACTGACGCTAAACGCGGTGAGAGAAGCTTTTAAAGAACTATTCTTTATGTTATCTACAAAAAATAGGAGTTACAACGCTTATACTTACGTCAGTCTTCGTTTTTAAGTTCATTAATCCCTTTTTTAGCTATTTCTGAGCCAAGAATACTAAAAATCTACCTAAAGGAATAGGCTCATATAGGAATCCGGTTTGATTTGGTCAGACCAGTGCTTGATGAGGGTTTCCCGACAGAGGCATCTGGTGAGACAGCGCTATGCAGTCCTTGTCTCCCGACAGAGGCGATTGCGTAAGAGTAAGCGCAAGCGCACGAATCGAGCGAACACGTAAGCGTGTCCCTTTGGCACTTACAAAGTAGCGTCTGGGCAGGAGATACCCGATAGCCCTCCGGGAACGCCCGTCGCCTGCACAGGAGCCAGTACTTGATGAGGGTCTCCCTCATTCTGGCGTTGGAGACCCTACCAAGAGCGCGCTTACTCACCCTAAGGCGTGGCGGAGCGCCATAGGACGTTCGCCGTAAGGCGTGCGCTCTGCGCACACCCGAAGGATCACAGAGTAGAGATCCGTAACACGGAACTGTACCTAGTTTTACAAAAATCAAATAGGAATTTTATATGAATTCAAAAAATAATTGCAATTTTTGTATTTTAGCTACAATGCATTAACCCAACGCTACAACGCTTGTAAAAGTTGGGTTGGGTTTTGCATTGTTCTAGCCAATCTACGCATCTATGTATTTGGAAATCATTTCTGAACTCATAGAAAATCACCTGCTAGCTATTGTTTGTGCAGTGCAACTCGAAATCACAAAGCCGTAGACAATTTTAGAATGTTAAGTTTATCAACTCAAAACTTTGAAGGAGGAGTGTATCTTTTCAAAAATAGGTATGTAGTTTGAATTGTTCCTTGTGTAAAAAGTAGTAATACAAGCGGTATTGTTGTCTTTATAAGGTAATAAAGTAATCATTGTTTCTGTTTCTCTACCAGAATACCACATCCTCATACCATTTTTACCATCCACATTAATTTTTTCCTTTTTAACTAGCCTTTCTCCATTTTCTTCAGAATAGCTGAGGTTTTCAGTGAAAGTTGTTTGAATTTTTTCGGAAATAATTTGAACATCAGTTTTAATAAAATTTTGGGTAATTATTCCTCCACCTCTTATTGCCATTTTTAGATTTGTAATATAAGCTAATTCACTACAGCTTCTTGTCAAAAACCACCCGAGTGGATAAGAAATAGAATATACTTTGTTTTCTACATAGGTTTGAAAATTTGTGAAAACTGAATTAATTTGAGACGCTATAACAGTAGAAGGCTTAAGTTTTCTGATTATCTGTTGATCAGTAGAGAGTGATTGCCCTATCGTCATTTGAGAATATGGCGTATCAAGATGCTGCTTGAGCTTTGTAGTAGCTAAAGTTTGATTAGCGAAAGTCTGAACACTGACAAGTGTAACTGTGAGCAGAAAAGTGTCTACCCATTTAACTAGTCTCATAATTTTTTATCCTCAATCTTTAATTTGAAAAAAAGTAAGAATTGGTGCTCAGATTGAATATTTGATTTTAATCATCAAAGCTATTGCGTTTGCAAAATTCTAATTTGATTGATTTTCTTCTTGAAGAGGTTGGCGAAAAGCAAGCAAATAGTTATTTCTACAAAGTTGAAATAACACAATGATGACAAGTAAACGGGTATCACTTGTAAATGACACTCTCATCTCAATGCATCTATAGCAATCCATGCGGGAGTTGTGAAATTACTCGTTGAAGTAAAGAACGCTTAACGCTTAAGAAGAATGTACAAATGTACTTTTTTTTTAAGCGCAGAGCGCAGGCACTTTCACAAAAATGAGAACTGCTATATATGATTTTTACTTTGTTATCAATGAATAAAAAAGTAGAAAATATAACAAAAATTAGGATAAATTAAAGAGCGTACTAATCACAGGATTTTTGTCCATCAAGTTATAAAACAATACCATTGTTGTTAAACATGGTTTTTGGAGATTTCAGAGGTGTAAAACTCAAGAGACGCAACGTAATATGGGAGCATGCCAATTTTGTAAAAAAAGAAGGGTATGGTGTGCATCTTGCTCCCTACTTTATTACCAAAAGGGGGCAAGATGGCTCCACTACAAAATCAAATTACTTTATACATTTAGGATGCTCACCATAAGATTGCATTAGTTATTATTCTTGTAAATTATCGGATCAGCAACCGTTCTGAACTCTCTGTTTGGGTTATAAAAAATCCCCCGCAAGCTAAAGCCAAACGGAGGAAAAACGACACATTCTTTGTAAAAATGGAAATAATGCGACTAACCAATAAGTTCCTTGACTTTATTGATGATGCCTTCAGGGTCAATTCCTTGATAGGGGTACTGTTCCCATAAACCACCACATCCCTCTTTGTGAGTTCCTAAGTGAGCAAATTTTGGTGTCAGTCCCCGTTCAAGTAACCAACTACCAAAGCGGCTACCCAATCCTGTGCGGCGGTTGAAAGATTCAACAACCAATACAAATGGGGCTTTACCAACTTTTGCCAGCATTTGTTCATCAATAACGTTGAGTGTTGGCTTATTAATTAAGCCGACATCAATTCCTTGCTGTTTGAGACGTTCCACGGCGTCAACTGCGCGGTATAGTGCTTCACCAAAGCTGATGATATAACCAGCAGTTCCTTCACGCACAACTTCATCTTTACCGGGAGTAAAGGTGTAGCCTTCGCCGTGTAAGTCTTTGCCATTGGCATCGAGAATGTTCGGCGTTTTAGACCGGGTGGAGAAAATAAATCTGAGTCCCTGCTCAAAAAATACTGCTTCAACACAAGCTTTCATTTGAGCTGCGTCAGCGGGGAAATACAGTCGCGTTTCGTAGCCGTCATCTAAGCCATTATCGGCAAAGAAATTGTTTAAACCGAAGTGACAGGTATTATCCGCCATGTCATCTATGCCAGAGTGAGAGAAGTGACATAGGACGTTGGAATAGTTCAGCCGCGCCATTGTAATTTCGGAAACGCACATCTCTAGAAATGCGCTGAAGGTGCCGAAAATACCCTGCTTACCTTTTTCCATACCGAAACCAGCAGCGGCGGAGAAATTTCCTCGCTCCATAATGCCAGAACTCACGAAGATTTCTGGGTGAGCGTCGTGAATCTTGTTCAGTCCACAGGAGCCTTCGAGGTCACTATCGATACACATGACCTTTTCTTTACGCTCGGTTTCACTCAAGCGATCAAGGACGGACACCACAGCTTCGCCAAACACGGTGCGGTTGGAACCCAACTTATCGCCAGAACCGATGAAGGTATAACTGTTCTTGGGTTTTTGAATACTTTTGAGGTATCTAACGGCTTCAGTTAGTCCGCGCTTTTCCAAGTAGGCGATCGCCTTATCCGCTGGAATCACATCATGACCATGAGTCGAACCTTCGATACCTTCAATTCCCACAGCCATCTTGCGCTTGTTGACCAAAGCTACTGGTCCATCACTCGTCACTGCTTGACAGATACGACGATACAAATCATCCAAATCTTCGCCGTCTCCTTCATTGACGCTGAGTCCGTGACCAGCAAGTGTCTTAGCGACACTAAATCCTGGTAAGTATTCCGAAGGATGTCCGGCGATTGTGACATCATTATCATCGATAATGAGCTTGACATTAAGATTCTTGGCAACTGCTAAACGTGCTGCTTCCGCATCGTTACCTTCCTGTTGGGAACCGTCAGAGCCGAGACAGAAAACCACCTTATTCGGATTTGCCAGTGCGACACCATTGATGTAAGGCCAAATGTGTCCCAGGCGTCCGGAACTAAACTTTACTCCAGGAGTCAAGCCGAGTTCGGGGTGTCCAGGTAGTTTTGCACCAGCTTGGCGGTAATGAACAAGTTGTTCAGCACTTAACTCACCATGCAACACAGCCATAAGGTACTGGGTAGCAACGCGGTGTCCAGCTTCATCAAAGAAAATTGGTACGAATTTATCTGGTGCCCCCCGGAATAAGGCATCGAGGATAACGACTTCTGGTACTGTATCGTAAGGACCGCCAGTGTGACCGCCTACACCGCTAGCAGCTCCTGTGGCTGTAAAGAAAACAATTGCATCACGACAGAGTTGAATATTGGCTTTGAGTGTCTCCCGTTCCTCATCGCTCAGAGTTGGATTGGCAGGGTTCAGTGCTATTTGCTTATAAGCACTAAGGTTTATAGGAAAGCTAGCTGTAGCAACAGTCATGGTTGATATTCCTGTATGTAGATGAATGACACCAACAGAACCGTCTTCTTCGACGGTACACTGCAACGGTAAACTATATTGTTATGGTTGATTGCAACAAACACTTTGTGAACACTTTTGAATGGTAGGAAACGCTGCGGTTCTCCAAATAAATTAACAAGTTCTTTTTAAGTATAAATGCTTATCATAGTTTCATAACAAGAAAAATAAAGAAAATAAAAAATTTTTACGCTATACAGCCAAGTAGGACATGACAAATGTTGAGAGCGAAATATGCACGCTTTTGAACTTCAGTCAATTAGACTGGAGAAGTGAATTAAAAATTTATGATAAAGATTTTTGCTCATAAAGATAAAAGCTTCATGAAGTTAGAAATAAGTTGACATTTTCGGTAGAAAAAGGTGCAAATAATATTTAAGGTGCATACTTTCAAAAAACAACTTCAGCTTTTAAAGCTTCATCAGAGTAAGAGCAAAGAGTGTTAAAAGTTCTTTGACAGTATCAAGCGAGAAAATTAAAAAACTTGCTTGCCCAGAGTAAATCGACTGAATAACGGGTGTCTACCAAAAGCTAAGCAACTCATGCTTCTTGATCGCTGAAATACTAATGCAACGTACAGGTGCTTAGTGTTGTGTAAGTCAAGTATCTGCAGCAAACCCGTAATCACAAGAATTTACTATGTACAGCCAAATGCTTCAGGCTTTCACTAAAAATACCCCAATGTTGAGTGAGTCTCAACTAGTAAAGGTTCCTTTGCTGATTAAAAGCATGACACCAAAAGCCGAGATGATTGTCTTGAACACTACACACAATAAAAACGCACAAGTTGCTAAAGTGTTCATTCCACATTTCAATCTTTGTGGTGTCTCTATTTCCCATCAACAACTAAAAACTCAGCAATCAGGGACAGTGAAATTCAACAAACAAATCTGAAATAAAAACTACTCTGCCTGTTAAACCAGTGAACAGTGAACAGTGAACAGTGAACAGCTACCTACGCAGTTAACAAGGGGTGGACTCGTCCGTTTCCTGCCTGGTAACTGATAACTGATACTGCGGGTACTTGGTAACTGATAACTGTTAACAAGAGTAGGCAAGAGTTTCAACATCAGATGCAAGTACCAGACTCTATGGTAGCTCTGTTCGTGCTAAGGGTGACTAGATTTGCCCTTGAGCAAAGCTTGGTATGAGTTAACTAGAGTCAACAGCGCAACTATCGGTGATGACATAATCAGCGCGTCTATATGAGATCTAACTCATATGATCATGCCTATCAGGTCACAAGAATTCAGAATTCAAAATTATAAATTCAAAATTAATACCCCTTAGCTAAAGCCAGGGGTTTGAAATAAGGATGCGGCGTTTTTTGTTTTCCATGTCTAAAGACAGGGGCTTGCATCCTGAATGAATCAATTCAAAATTGTTTCTTGATTTTTGAACTTTGAATTTTGAATTTTGAATTCAAACTATGGTTACGTTGTTCGTGCGTAAGTCCTGATTTGGTCAAGACAAACAACAAACGAGGATTGATGAAACATGAGTACTATTAACGTGACGTCTAATGCTGACAATGGTGCTGGTTCTCTTAGAGAGGCGATCGCCCAAGCAAAATCAGATGATACCATTCAATTTGGCTCTAACCTCGCCAATCAAACAATTAACCTTACCTCAGGTGAACTCACAGTAGACAAAAACCTGACAGTTGATGGTGCAAGTACTACTGGTCTAACCATTAGTGGTAATAATGCCAGCCGAATTTTCGATGTCACAACACCAGGCTCAAGTTTTACGTTGCGAAATTTGACCCTTGTCAATGGAAAATCCAGTGGTGAAGGTGAAAATGGTGCCGGAGGTGCAATTCGGACAATCAGTAGTGATAAACTGACCACTCTTAACGTAGAGAATAGCAAATTTATAAATAACGCCTCTTCAGGAAATGGAGGAGGTGCAATTTGGGCAGGGTTTAATACAGCCAACACCATCACTAACAGTCTGTTTGAGGGTAACGATGGTACTGCTGGTAAAAGCGAACGCGGTGGTGGAGCGATCGCAGTTAATACTAACAGTACTCTCACGGTCAAAAATAGTGAGTTCGATAATAACAAGGGAACTAATGGCGGTGCAATCAATAGTGTATTGAGCACACTCACTGTAGAAGACTCTACTTTCCGCAATAATGACTCAACCGCTGGAGGTCCGATTGGTCCCAATACCATAGGTTACGGTGGAGCCATCTATACTGATGGAGCGAATGCCTCTGGACCAAATTTCGATCATGGTTCTGTAGGGGGCACAATTACTATTCGCAACAGCAAATTTGAGGGTAACAAAGCTGTTGGACAA
This portion of the Brasilonema sennae CENA114 genome encodes:
- a CDS encoding GNAT family N-acetyltransferase; its protein translation is MGFWKTWFSTSEANSTTRTTPSEEYAVETVGNSDLNGVGEVHQQETRIVFSTERDLDLYELEELCDSVGWSRRPLRKVKKAIEHSFLVASMWQVRGNKRRLIGFARATSDHAFNATIWDVVVHPDFQAKGLGKALMKYVLKKLRSEEISNVTLFADPHVLDFYRGLGFMSDPEGIKGMFWYPH
- a CDS encoding alpha/beta fold hydrolase, which translates into the protein MATIEILGVPHAYELTAPTNYPDTLVFIHGWLNSRGYWQPVISRLSDDFQCLSYDLRGFGESQQKLKTDFSQEQNYFSQSTKSSRAVVDSFDSVYTPAAYTQDLADILKQLNVKSAWLIGHSLGGTIALWGAAHMPECVKGVICINSGGGIYLKEAFEQFRSAGQRFLQVRPKWLGQLPLIDLLFTRASVARPLERNWARQRVIDFVVADPEAALGALLDSTTEEEINCLPQLVAQLKQPIYFLAGAEDKVMEPKYVRHLASFHPLFSYCGDNVIEIPDCGHLAMLEQPDAVATHIRSVVKNQSSVVNC
- the tsaD gene encoding tRNA (adenosine(37)-N6)-threonylcarbamoyltransferase complex transferase subunit TsaD, whose product is MATVLAIETSCDETAVAIVNNRQVCSSIIASQIPVHQQYGGVVPEVASRQHLETINGAIALALEQAEVDWGKIDGIAATCAPGLVGALLVGLTAAKTLAMVHNKPFLGVHHLEGHIYATYLSEPTLEPPFLSLLVSGGHTSLIHVKDCGVYETLGETRDDAAGEAFDKVARLLHLGYPGGPVIDKLAKQGNPQAFTLPEGKISLPEGGYHRYDASFSGLKTAVLRLVQQFEKDGQSLPTKDVAASFQETVARSLTKRAITCATDYGLSTIAVGGGVAANSGLRQHLQQAAQTHNLRVLFPPLKFCTDNAAMIGCTAADHLNRGHTSPLTLGVHSRLALSQVMELYQIGTDNL
- a CDS encoding Photosystem I reaction center subunit III — its product is MRRLFALVLAICVWFNFSPPALALGENLVPCAESPSFQERAASARNTTADPESGKKRFERYSQALCGPEGLPHLIVDGRLDRAGDFLIPSILFLYIAGWIGWVGRTYLQVIKKQGGDVEQKEIQIDVALALPIMASGFAWPAAAVQQLLSGQLTAKDEEVPISPR
- the psaJ gene encoding photosystem I reaction center subunit IX is translated as MNQNHFVKFLSTAPVITTIWLFITAGILIEFNRFFPDLLFHPMP
- a CDS encoding photosystem I reaction center subunit XI yields the protein MQAVDASKNLASDPRNREVVFPEWRDPQRGNLETPVNSSPLIKWFISNLPAYRPGLTPFRRGLEVGMAHGYWVFGPFAKLGPLRDTPNANLAGLLSTLGFVVLMTGVISLYAASNPPEPSVTVTAPNPPNAFKSGEGWNGFASAFLIGGIGGAVVAYFLTSNLSLIQGLFG
- the gmk gene encoding guanylate kinase; this translates as MMQVISTKSGATTKECPPTGKLIILTGPSGVGKGTLMRSLLQRHPQLHYSVSVTTRSPRPGETNGKDYYFVSRREFEELVAAGELLEWAEFAGNYYGTPREAVMNQIRSGKRVVLEIELKGARQIHTCYPSALSIFILPPSMSELEKRIRGRAQDSDEAIARRLRCAQEEINAADEFDIQIVNDDFESALNSIEAAILS
- the remA gene encoding extracellular matrix/biofilm regulator RemA, yielding MDIQLINIGFGNIVSANRVVAIVSPESAPIKRIITDARDRGQLIDATYGRRTRAVIITDSSHVILSAIQPETVANRFVITRDHHQAVDN
- a CDS encoding PsbP-related protein → MRLVKWVDTFLLTVTLVSVQTFANQTLATTKLKQHLDTPYSQMTIGQSLSTDQQIIRKLKPSTVIASQINSVFTNFQTYVENKVYSISYPLGWFLTRSCSELAYITNLKMAIRGGGIITQNFIKTDVQIISEKIQTTFTENLSYSEENGERLVKKEKINVDGKNGMRMWYSGRETETMITLLPYKDNNTACITTFYTRNNSNYIPIFEKIHSSFKVLS
- a CDS encoding transketolase C-terminal domain-containing protein; the encoded protein is MTVATASFPINLSAYKQIALNPANPTLSDEERETLKANIQLCRDAIVFFTATGAASGVGGHTGGPYDTVPEVVILDALFRGAPDKFVPIFFDEAGHRVATQYLMAVLHGELSAEQLVHYRQAGAKLPGHPELGLTPGVKFSSGRLGHIWPYINGVALANPNKVVFCLGSDGSQQEGNDAEAARLAVAKNLNVKLIIDDNDVTIAGHPSEYLPGFSVAKTLAGHGLSVNEGDGEDLDDLYRRICQAVTSDGPVALVNKRKMAVGIEGIEGSTHGHDVIPADKAIAYLEKRGLTEAVRYLKSIQKPKNSYTFIGSGDKLGSNRTVFGEAVVSVLDRLSETERKEKVMCIDSDLEGSCGLNKIHDAHPEIFVSSGIMERGNFSAAAGFGMEKGKQGIFGTFSAFLEMCVSEITMARLNYSNVLCHFSHSGIDDMADNTCHFGLNNFFADNGLDDGYETRLYFPADAAQMKACVEAVFFEQGLRFIFSTRSKTPNILDANGKDLHGEGYTFTPGKDEVVREGTAGYIISFGEALYRAVDAVERLKQQGIDVGLINKPTLNVIDEQMLAKVGKAPFVLVVESFNRRTGLGSRFGSWLLERGLTPKFAHLGTHKEGCGGLWEQYPYQGIDPEGIINKVKELIG